One window of Bacteroides sp. AN502(2024) genomic DNA carries:
- a CDS encoding DUF4827 domain-containing protein, whose amino-acid sequence MKKLVFLFLSLLTAGSLFLACDDSKTYAEMLEDEKNAVNKFIKDNDIHVISLEEFERDTVTASKDAGDDYDEYVAFSNGVYMQIVDRGGKEIGENGTEFINKADTFADNDIICTRYVEKDMMKGEITCFNVPLEEWMDYPDYYKFPLTFRYVQNASTVYGIVLSDALNYDLLWNSNGYGTAIPSGWLIALPYLRNDAHVRLIVPSKMGHTTAQQYVNPYFYDIWKFEKAKS is encoded by the coding sequence ATGAAGAAACTTGTATTTTTATTTCTCTCTTTGTTAACCGCCGGAAGTCTGTTTCTGGCATGCGACGATTCGAAGACTTATGCGGAAATGCTGGAAGATGAGAAAAATGCGGTGAATAAGTTCATCAAAGATAATGATATCCATGTCATTTCACTGGAAGAGTTTGAACGGGACACTGTTACGGCTTCGAAAGATGCTGGGGATGATTATGACGAATATGTTGCTTTCTCCAATGGGGTATATATGCAGATCGTAGATCGTGGCGGAAAGGAGATCGGGGAGAATGGAACGGAATTTATTAATAAGGCAGATACTTTTGCTGACAATGATATCATTTGTACTCGTTATGTGGAAAAGGATATGATGAAAGGAGAGATTACCTGTTTCAATGTACCTTTGGAAGAATGGATGGATTATCCGGATTATTACAAGTTTCCATTAACATTCCGTTATGTACAAAATGCGTCTACTGTTTATGGAATCGTTTTATCCGATGCTTTGAATTACGATTTATTATGGAATAGTAATGGTTATGGAACTGCGATTCCATCCGGATGGTTGATTGCTTTACCATATTTACGTAACGATGCTCATGTACGCTTGATTGTACCCTCTAAGATGGGGCATACAACTGCGCAACAATATGTCAATCCCTACTTCTATGATATCTGGAAGTTTGAGAAAGCCAAAAGTTGA
- a CDS encoding YhcG family protein, with translation MTDIIQIQESEYDAILRQAVAVIDRTRAIVATTVCSAIGTAHWEIGKLLHNTKVESKHGSGVVNRLSYDLKQRYPQMGVSPRNLWDMKKFYERFCNSDPKLRQVVAVLPWGHILTLMRKFGEDDNAILYYAQEITSKGWNRELLSSAISLKIHMRKNELSDNNFKQALPATQAMFANEVFRSGYNLGFLGIKDPILETELEARLVEKVKQFLLELGKGFTYIGNQYVLEYNGKRSKVDMLFFHRELHCLVAIDLKIGEFKPEYAGKMNYYLSLLDRLERRADENRSIGIILCAEKDRVEVELALEDIGKPIGVADYQLIVPQEKLKKIIAEEVEAFGKELPLRTETEEGVKQEGK, from the coding sequence GTGACAGATATTATACAAATTCAAGAATCCGAGTATGATGCAATTCTGCGACAGGCTGTCGCAGTTATTGACCGGACAAGAGCAATAGTGGCAACAACAGTATGTTCTGCAATTGGTACTGCTCATTGGGAAATAGGAAAGTTGCTACACAACACAAAAGTTGAAAGTAAACATGGAAGTGGTGTGGTCAATCGCTTGTCTTATGATTTGAAACAACGTTACCCACAGATGGGTGTTTCTCCAAGAAATCTGTGGGACATGAAGAAATTTTATGAGCGCTTCTGTAACAGCGATCCAAAACTGCGACAGGTTGTCGCAGTTTTACCATGGGGACATATACTGACCTTGATGCGCAAATTCGGTGAAGATGACAATGCCATATTATATTATGCCCAGGAAATCACATCAAAAGGCTGGAACCGTGAGCTTCTATCAAGTGCTATCTCTCTGAAAATACACATGAGAAAGAACGAACTATCGGACAATAATTTCAAGCAAGCGTTACCTGCTACACAGGCGATGTTTGCTAATGAAGTGTTCAGAAGCGGTTATAATCTGGGATTTCTTGGTATCAAAGACCCTATATTGGAAACAGAACTTGAAGCTCGATTGGTAGAAAAAGTAAAGCAATTCCTTTTAGAGCTGGGCAAGGGCTTCACCTATATTGGCAATCAGTATGTGCTCGAATACAACGGAAAACGGAGCAAAGTTGACATGCTTTTCTTTCATCGTGAGCTGCATTGCCTTGTAGCTATTGATTTGAAGATTGGCGAGTTTAAGCCGGAATATGCAGGTAAGATGAACTACTACTTGTCATTACTTGACCGTTTGGAACGCAGAGCAGATGAAAACCGTTCTATCGGCATCATTTTATGCGCCGAGAAAGATCGTGTGGAAGTGGAACTGGCATTGGAAGATATAGGTAAACCTATTGGTGTCGCTGATTATCAACTGATAGTTCCACAGGAAAAACTAAAGAAAATAATAGCAGAAGAAGTAGAGGCCTTCGGGAAGGAACTTCCTCTTCGTACTGAAACGGAAGAGGGTGTCAAACAAGAAGGGAAATGA
- a CDS encoding helix-turn-helix domain-containing protein, which yields MVKTRLIIFLIALIPSMIVVADNEKDSYFFSKVDYQQGLSHSAVLCLFQDNDGLMWFGTYDGVNCWDGKTMEVFRTDFSVDKTLSNNVIHSISQADNGCLWIATHLGINRFSQKTKQIVGNYDFQGNYYVHSNKQGNTWALTDDGIFYYNTKYQKFVSVGTAALSMDGMEQRAFVTDDGVLWLFPPHTGQIQYYSLNAFDTDSLSAKLTVSPIQFHSKVIENIFYQNGVFCFIDCDKDLYMYDISRKSKIYIRNLSSLVQKYGVIAGIVPFYEDIVIGFRANGLVRLRTSRKYEEEIVNRNIRIYGMYRGSPQGMLWIASDGQGAVIYAKKYSIATNLILNRMSTNLSRQVRSVMTDKYGGLWFGTKGDGLLHLPNFRDADKNMLVDATAYSPGKKQSISSYVKWDQEFHVYKLVQSRYSDRFWIGAGNPGLYYYSFKDDEIHQVENALDYPPIEIHDIYEGSDSVLYAVTAGVGFYKLIIEKGSKTISVRKQKRYHFFHEQQEITMFYPMLAEGDSILWLGSREKGLVRFDKRTEEYQVISLKEMLHKSVDDILSLHWAQDGKMYVGTTSGLVCLTFCEKKIQASYIGREQGLLNDMIHGVLEDGNGFLWLGTNRGLIKYNPQNGASHDYYYTAGVQIGEFSDDAYYQCPYTGSLFFGGINGLLYLDRKVAAAPEFYPDILLRRLWIGRKEVSLGDYYAADGKSLQLDGDAASFSLSFVVPDYLTGEEVEYSFILEEYENQWTSFSSINEASYTDVPAGDYIFKVRYRKDVFDTEYKLFSIPIHILPPWYQSVWAYLFYLLVLTLLAGYLFYLIRRYFLHERILKRLLHTESQQSVTGHVTYSRELLDSFTLIYHACDQLRAENTSYEQRNQQVELIRETAMATLFRPETLHSEKLKHFYPTTFILSARMCMQELSMEVLHTLQGQGVDTSSLHSSISVGFTFPVYKNALRCILYYCYQYVCLQSKSSEVTIDAQEKEETMWLTLSSAANDILKNLYEQLTGTQCSVPDKKDIDHSFSSQLMLCFVQSALEQLHTSLHYKVMESGCCSLTLVFTPAALTEEQSKEKMTILLLEDREEMVWLITGLLSEKYCVSVVKSVQTAFDEISQSAPAVFLVDMAMYTEAESSFMEYVGKNRSVLSKTVFIPMLTWKASSAIQRELILWSDSYIVLPYDILFLKEAVNKAIYGRREPAQIYLEDLGELSGLFTYTTSEQADFIRKLLRVIEQNLDKEDLGTTLIADCMSISPRQFYRRFKEISPVSPSDLIKNYRMEKAARLLQNEELSIQDVITAVGISSRSYFYKEFTRKFGMTPKDFRRKNNSDVVQVENGDI from the coding sequence ATGGTGAAAACACGTCTGATTATATTTCTTATTGCGCTAATACCTTCAATGATTGTTGTTGCTGATAATGAGAAAGATTCTTATTTCTTTTCAAAGGTAGATTATCAACAAGGATTATCTCATAGCGCAGTGCTTTGTCTTTTTCAAGATAATGATGGACTGATGTGGTTTGGAACTTATGATGGGGTCAATTGTTGGGATGGTAAAACCATGGAGGTGTTTCGAACCGATTTTTCAGTAGATAAGACGTTAAGTAACAATGTTATCCATTCTATTTCTCAGGCAGATAACGGTTGTTTGTGGATTGCCACCCATTTAGGAATAAATCGTTTCTCACAAAAAACGAAGCAAATTGTTGGTAATTACGATTTTCAGGGTAATTATTACGTTCATTCTAACAAGCAAGGAAATACATGGGCACTTACGGACGATGGAATTTTCTATTATAATACAAAATATCAGAAATTTGTTTCAGTAGGCACAGCTGCATTATCGATGGATGGTATGGAGCAGCGGGCATTTGTAACTGATGATGGGGTACTTTGGCTTTTCCCACCTCATACTGGACAGATTCAATATTACTCACTAAACGCTTTTGATACTGATAGCTTATCAGCGAAATTGACTGTCTCACCCATACAATTTCATTCGAAAGTTATTGAAAATATTTTCTATCAGAATGGTGTTTTTTGTTTTATAGATTGCGACAAAGATTTGTATATGTATGATATTTCCCGTAAATCTAAAATTTATATTCGTAATCTTTCATCATTAGTACAAAAATATGGAGTAATAGCAGGAATCGTTCCCTTTTATGAAGATATTGTTATTGGATTTCGTGCAAACGGTTTAGTTCGTTTACGTACATCGAGAAAATACGAAGAAGAGATCGTTAATCGAAATATCCGTATTTATGGAATGTATCGTGGATCGCCTCAAGGTATGCTTTGGATTGCATCGGATGGACAAGGAGCTGTGATTTATGCAAAAAAATATTCAATTGCCACTAATCTGATATTGAACCGTATGTCGACTAATTTGAGCCGGCAGGTACGTTCGGTCATGACTGATAAGTATGGAGGATTATGGTTTGGAACAAAAGGAGATGGACTTTTGCATCTGCCTAATTTTCGGGATGCAGACAAGAACATGCTTGTAGATGCTACAGCTTATTCTCCCGGGAAAAAGCAGTCTATATCTTCGTATGTGAAATGGGATCAGGAGTTCCATGTTTATAAATTGGTACAAAGTCGCTACAGCGATAGGTTTTGGATTGGAGCCGGAAATCCGGGATTGTATTATTACTCATTTAAAGATGACGAGATACATCAAGTAGAAAATGCTTTAGATTATCCACCTATCGAGATACATGATATTTATGAAGGAAGCGATAGTGTGCTCTATGCTGTTACGGCAGGAGTGGGATTTTATAAGTTGATAATAGAAAAAGGCTCGAAAACTATCAGTGTGCGAAAACAGAAACGCTATCATTTCTTTCATGAACAACAGGAAATTACGATGTTCTATCCCATGTTGGCAGAAGGTGATTCTATTTTATGGTTAGGAAGCCGAGAAAAAGGACTTGTCCGTTTTGATAAACGGACGGAAGAATATCAGGTTATATCTTTGAAGGAGATGCTTCATAAATCGGTGGATGATATATTAAGTTTGCATTGGGCTCAAGATGGTAAAATGTATGTAGGAACTACTTCTGGTTTGGTTTGTCTAACCTTTTGTGAGAAGAAAATACAGGCTAGCTATATCGGTAGAGAGCAGGGGCTACTTAATGATATGATACATGGCGTACTGGAAGATGGGAATGGTTTTCTTTGGTTAGGAACTAATCGCGGACTTATCAAATATAATCCCCAAAATGGTGCATCGCACGATTATTATTATACAGCTGGTGTACAGATTGGTGAGTTCAGCGATGACGCTTATTACCAATGCCCTTATACAGGCAGTCTTTTCTTTGGAGGTATTAACGGATTACTTTATCTGGACCGTAAGGTGGCGGCAGCCCCCGAATTTTACCCCGACATCTTGCTGCGTCGTCTGTGGATAGGGCGCAAGGAAGTAAGTTTAGGCGATTATTATGCAGCCGACGGAAAAAGTTTGCAACTGGACGGAGACGCCGCTTCTTTTTCTCTCTCTTTTGTCGTGCCTGATTATTTAACCGGTGAAGAAGTGGAATATTCATTCATCCTGGAAGAATATGAAAATCAATGGACTTCATTCAGCAGCATCAATGAGGCTTCATATACTGATGTTCCTGCAGGTGATTATATTTTTAAAGTCCGTTATAGGAAAGATGTGTTCGATACGGAATATAAATTATTTTCTATTCCTATACATATTCTTCCTCCTTGGTATCAGTCAGTATGGGCTTATCTCTTTTATCTTTTGGTGTTAACCCTCCTTGCTGGCTATCTGTTTTATTTGATTCGCAGATATTTCCTTCATGAAAGAATATTGAAACGGTTACTTCATACCGAAAGTCAACAGAGTGTAACAGGACATGTTACTTATAGCCGAGAATTGCTTGATAGTTTTACACTTATTTATCATGCTTGCGATCAATTGCGTGCAGAAAATACTTCTTACGAGCAACGGAATCAACAGGTTGAGTTGATACGGGAAACTGCTATGGCTACCCTGTTCCGTCCGGAAACGCTCCATTCGGAGAAGTTGAAGCATTTCTATCCTACTACTTTTATCCTTTCCGCTCGCATGTGTATGCAAGAATTATCAATGGAGGTGTTGCATACATTGCAGGGACAAGGGGTTGATACTTCTTCCCTGCATTCATCCATTTCTGTTGGTTTTACTTTCCCTGTATACAAGAACGCTTTGCGTTGTATCTTGTATTATTGTTATCAATATGTTTGCTTACAGTCAAAATCGTCAGAAGTCACAATTGATGCGCAGGAAAAGGAGGAAACAATGTGGTTAACATTGTCGTCTGCCGCCAATGATATACTTAAAAATTTGTATGAACAGCTGACTGGTACGCAGTGTTCTGTACCTGATAAAAAAGATATCGATCACTCATTTAGTAGCCAATTGATGCTTTGTTTTGTGCAATCTGCTTTGGAACAACTCCATACCTCTCTACATTATAAAGTAATGGAATCCGGTTGTTGTAGTCTGACCCTTGTCTTTACGCCTGCGGCATTAACAGAAGAACAGTCAAAAGAAAAGATGACAATCTTACTGTTAGAGGATCGGGAAGAAATGGTTTGGTTAATAACAGGGCTGCTCTCAGAGAAATATTGCGTCTCTGTTGTCAAGAGTGTGCAAACCGCATTTGATGAAATTAGTCAATCCGCTCCCGCAGTCTTTCTAGTTGATATGGCGATGTATACAGAGGCCGAAAGTTCTTTTATGGAATATGTAGGAAAGAATCGTTCCGTGTTGTCGAAAACTGTTTTTATTCCGATGCTGACATGGAAAGCCAGTTCAGCCATTCAGCGTGAATTGATTTTATGGTCAGATTCTTATATCGTATTGCCTTATGATATTCTTTTTTTGAAAGAGGCGGTGAATAAAGCTATCTATGGCAGACGGGAACCTGCGCAGATTTATTTGGAGGATTTGGGAGAATTGTCCGGGCTGTTTACCTATACGACATCAGAGCAGGCAGACTTTATTCGAAAACTATTACGGGTGATCGAACAGAATCTTGATAAAGAAGATCTTGGTACTACGTTGATTGCCGATTGTATGTCTATAAGTCCGCGTCAATTCTATCGTAGATTTAAAGAAATCTCTCCTGTTTCTCCTAGCGACCTGATTAAAAATTATCGCATGGAGAAAGCTGCCCGCCTTTTGCAGAATGAAGAGCTTTCCATTCAAGACGTCATTACGGCTGTAGGTATCTCCAGCCGTTCCTATTTCTACAAAGAATTTACCCGGAAGTTTGGGATGACACCGAAAGATTTTCGCAGGAAGAATAATTCCGATGTGGTACAGGTAGAGAATGGGGATATATAA
- the glmM gene encoding phosphoglucosamine mutase, giving the protein MTLIKSISGIRGTIGGGAGEGLNPLDIVKFTSAYATLIRKICKVNSNKIVVGRDARISGEMVKNVVVGTLMGMGWDVVDIDLASTPTTELAVTMEGACGGIILTASHNPKQWNALKLLNEHGEFLNAAEGNEVLRIAEAEEFDYADVDHLGSYRKDLTYNQKHIDSVLALDLVDVEAIKKANFRVAIDCVNSVGGIILPELLERLGVKQVEKLYCEPTGNFQHNPEPLEKNLGDIMNLMKGGKADVAFVVDPDVDRLAMICENGVMYGEEYTLVTVADYVLKHTPGNTVSNLSSTRALRDVTRKYGMEYNASAVGEVNVVTKMKATNAVIGGEGNGGVIYPASHYGRDALVGIALFLSHLAHEGKKVSELRATYPPYFMAKNRIDLTPDTDVDAILAKVKEIYKNEEINDIDGVKIDFADKWVHLRKSNTEPIIRVYSEASTMEAAEEIGLKIMDVINELAKK; this is encoded by the coding sequence ATGACTCTAATCAAATCGATCTCTGGAATCCGCGGAACTATCGGCGGAGGAGCGGGAGAAGGACTGAACCCGCTTGACATTGTAAAATTCACCTCGGCTTATGCCACTTTGATTCGTAAGATCTGCAAAGTGAATAGCAACAAGATTGTTGTCGGACGTGATGCCCGCATCTCTGGTGAAATGGTAAAAAACGTGGTAGTAGGCACCTTGATGGGAATGGGCTGGGATGTAGTGGACATTGATCTTGCTTCTACCCCCACCACAGAGCTTGCTGTTACCATGGAAGGTGCTTGTGGTGGCATTATCCTGACAGCTTCTCATAACCCCAAACAGTGGAATGCATTGAAACTCCTGAATGAACACGGTGAATTTCTGAATGCAGCCGAAGGCAACGAAGTACTTCGTATTGCGGAAGCAGAGGAATTTGACTATGCCGATGTCGATCATCTGGGATCTTACCGCAAAGACCTGACTTATAATCAAAAGCATATTGACAGTGTATTGGCTCTTGACCTGGTAGATGTAGAAGCTATCAAGAAAGCCAATTTCCGTGTAGCTATCGACTGCGTAAACTCGGTAGGCGGTATCATTCTTCCCGAACTTCTTGAACGTCTGGGTGTGAAACAGGTAGAAAAACTCTACTGTGAACCTACCGGAAACTTCCAGCACAATCCCGAACCGCTTGAAAAGAACCTGGGTGACATTATGAACCTGATGAAAGGGGGCAAGGCCGATGTAGCATTCGTTGTAGATCCTGATGTTGACCGCTTGGCAATGATTTGCGAAAATGGTGTAATGTACGGTGAGGAATATACACTGGTCACTGTGGCTGACTATGTACTGAAACATACTCCGGGTAATACCGTATCTAACCTGAGTTCTACCCGTGCCCTGCGTGATGTAACCCGTAAATATGGTATGGAATACAATGCTTCTGCTGTAGGCGAAGTGAACGTTGTAACGAAGATGAAAGCAACCAATGCCGTTATCGGTGGTGAAGGAAATGGTGGAGTGATCTATCCTGCCAGCCACTATGGTCGTGATGCATTGGTAGGTATCGCTTTGTTCCTTAGCCATCTGGCTCATGAAGGAAAGAAAGTTAGCGAGCTTCGTGCCACTTATCCTCCTTATTTTATGGCAAAGAACCGCATTGATTTGACACCTGACACAGATGTAGACGCCATCCTTGCCAAAGTGAAGGAAATCTATAAGAATGAAGAAATCAACGATATCGACGGTGTGAAGATTGACTTTGCCGATAAATGGGTACACCTACGTAAAAGTAACACGGAACCAATCATCCGTGTATATAGCGAAGCATCTACTATGGAGGCGGCTGAAGAAATCGGTCTGAAAATAATGGATGTGATTAATGAATTGGCAAAGAAATAA
- a CDS encoding bifunctional oligoribonuclease/PAP phosphatase NrnA, which produces MLTKVIEQAKIDHFIKWFERADKIVIVSHVSPDGDAIGSSLGLYHFLDSQEKTVNVIVPNAFPDFLRWMPGTKDILLYDRYKDFADKLIAEADVICCLDFNALKRIGDMADVVAASPARKIMIDHHLHPEEFCKIVMSYPKISSTSELIFRLICRMGYFSDISKEGAECIYTGMMTDTGGFTYNSNNREIYFIISELLSKGIDKDDIYRKVYNTYSESRLRLMGYVLSNMTVYSDYNSALITLTKAEQSKFNYIKGDSEGFVNIPLSIKNVCFSCFLREDTEKPMIKISLRSVGTFPCNQLAAEFFHGGGHLNASGGEFFGTMEEAKAVFEKALEKYKSLLTAKS; this is translated from the coding sequence ATGTTGACGAAAGTAATTGAACAAGCTAAAATCGACCATTTCATCAAATGGTTTGAACGAGCTGACAAAATAGTAATTGTATCTCATGTTTCTCCTGACGGTGATGCTATCGGGTCTTCACTGGGACTATATCATTTCTTGGATTCACAGGAAAAAACTGTAAACGTCATTGTGCCGAATGCCTTTCCTGATTTCCTGCGGTGGATGCCGGGCACCAAGGATATTCTTTTGTATGACCGTTACAAAGATTTTGCAGATAAATTAATAGCCGAAGCAGACGTCATTTGTTGTCTCGACTTCAATGCGCTGAAACGTATTGGCGATATGGCAGATGTCGTGGCTGCTTCTCCGGCACGTAAAATAATGATTGATCATCATTTGCATCCCGAAGAGTTCTGTAAGATAGTGATGTCCTATCCTAAAATATCTTCTACTTCCGAACTGATATTTCGTCTCATTTGTCGTATGGGGTATTTCAGTGATATATCTAAGGAGGGTGCAGAATGCATCTACACAGGGATGATGACAGATACCGGCGGATTCACTTATAACTCGAACAACCGGGAAATTTATTTTATCATCAGTGAACTCCTTTCTAAGGGGATTGATAAAGATGATATTTACCGTAAGGTATATAATACTTATTCAGAGAGTCGTCTACGTTTGATGGGATATGTATTGTCGAACATGACCGTGTATTCGGATTACAATTCGGCACTCATCACACTGACGAAAGCTGAACAAAGTAAATTCAACTATATAAAAGGCGATAGCGAGGGCTTTGTAAATATTCCCCTTTCCATTAAGAATGTCTGTTTCTCTTGTTTCTTGAGGGAAGATACGGAGAAACCGATGATTAAAATATCCCTTCGCTCAGTAGGAACCTTTCCTTGCAATCAGTTGGCTGCCGAGTTCTTCCATGGAGGAGGTCACTTGAATGCTTCGGGTGGTGAGTTTTTCGGAACGATGGAAGAGGCAAAAGCAGTCTTTGAGAAAGCGCTTGAGAAGTATAAATCTTTGCTAACAGCGAAAAGCTAA
- a CDS encoding IS4 family transposase — protein sequence MANITLFAQVISHLPKENIRKIIKSSGSDKHCKGYNTWSQFVSMIFSQFSGCDSVRDISNGLKSATGNLNHLGINRAPSKSTVAYQNANRDSSVFRGIFYSLFQYFGQQALWQRRKFRFKMPIKLLDSTLVSLTLSIYDWAHYTTTKGAVKMHTLLDYDSLLPEFVNITDGKTTDNKAAFDIELHPYSIVVADRGYCDYSLLNNWDSSNVFFVVRHKDNIRYKAIEELPLPEKHAQNVLIDEIIEFELSAAKSKYPKRLRRIAVWNDEHGFEVELLTNNFTLAASSIAALYKARWNIEIFFRNLKQLLRIKSFIGTSRNAVETQIWTAMTTMLILTWLKHIARYKWALANLVVTLRLNTFTKIDLQKWLDQPFTPPPETIEND from the coding sequence ATGGCAAATATAACACTTTTCGCACAGGTAATATCACATCTCCCGAAAGAAAATATCAGGAAAATCATAAAATCTTCGGGGTCAGACAAGCATTGCAAGGGCTACAATACATGGAGTCAGTTTGTTAGCATGATTTTCAGCCAATTCTCAGGATGTGATTCAGTCAGAGATATCTCAAACGGGCTGAAATCAGCCACCGGCAACCTCAATCATTTGGGAATCAACCGTGCACCATCCAAGTCAACGGTAGCATATCAGAACGCCAACCGAGACAGTTCGGTTTTTCGAGGCATATTCTACTCGTTGTTTCAGTATTTCGGACAGCAAGCCCTATGGCAACGAAGAAAGTTCCGTTTCAAGATGCCGATAAAACTGCTCGACTCCACATTGGTGTCATTGACTCTGTCAATATATGACTGGGCACATTACACTACCACCAAGGGGGCGGTCAAGATGCACACGCTATTGGACTATGACAGTCTTTTGCCGGAGTTCGTGAATATCACCGATGGCAAAACCACCGACAACAAAGCTGCTTTTGATATTGAGTTACATCCGTATAGTATTGTAGTAGCCGACCGAGGCTACTGTGACTACTCATTGCTGAATAATTGGGACAGCAGCAACGTGTTCTTTGTAGTGCGTCATAAAGACAATATCCGGTACAAAGCCATAGAGGAGTTGCCTTTGCCTGAAAAACACGCTCAGAATGTACTTATTGACGAAATAATCGAGTTCGAACTCTCGGCGGCCAAATCCAAATATCCCAAACGTTTACGTCGCATCGCAGTATGGAACGATGAACACGGTTTTGAGGTTGAGCTACTCACAAACAACTTCACATTGGCAGCATCAAGCATAGCGGCTCTGTACAAGGCTCGGTGGAACATAGAAATCTTCTTTCGCAACCTCAAGCAACTGCTACGCATCAAGAGCTTTATCGGCACATCCCGCAATGCCGTAGAGACCCAAATATGGACTGCTATGACTACAATGCTGATTCTGACATGGCTAAAGCACATCGCAAGATACAAATGGGCATTGGCTAACCTTGTGGTCACCCTCCGGCTGAACACATTTACCAAAATCGACCTCCAAAAATGGCTTGATCAACCATTTACACCACCTCCCGAAACCATCGAAAACGATTAG